In Saccharomyces eubayanus strain FM1318 chromosome VI, whole genome shotgun sequence, the DNA window ACATTTAGGGGTTCATATGGTATAAATCGTTGCACGAAAtgaaagcaaagaaatctcaaagaaaaacaggcaaaaaacaaaacctTATCCAGTCTACATTGCAGGTCAATGGCggttcaaaatcaaataaacTGGTCAAGTGTGATAAATGTGAGATGTCATATTCCTCCACGTCAATAGAAGATCGTGCCATCCACGAAAAATACCACGCATTACAACTGCATGGACGTAAATGGTCACCGAATTGGGGCTCTATAGCATACACGAAGCGGGACCACTCGAGTACGATGCATTTATCAAGATCAATGGGGACGATGACTCCATTGAACTCCTcgcctttgaaaaatggctCGTCTATTGTCCACCAGGAGGAGAAGATTGTGTCTGTGAGACCAGATAAATCCAACGGCGAAGTTCGAGCCATGATGGAGATAATGACGCTAGTGAACAATGAGCTTAATGCGCCACACGATGAGAATGACATTTGGAACAGTACCACAGAAGAGAAAGGTAAGGCATTTGTATACATAAGGAATGACAGGGCGATTGGAATAATAATTATAGAGAATCTGCATGGAGGCAATGGCAAAGCATCCGATCGTGGACGCTGGATGGTCTATGATTCTAGGAGATTGGTACAGAACGTGTACCCTGATTTTAAGATTGGCAT includes these proteins:
- the ECO1 gene encoding Eco1p; this translates as MKAKKSQRKTGKKQNLIQSTLQVNGGSKSNKLVKCDKCEMSYSSTSIEDRAIHEKYHALQLHGRKWSPNWGSIAYTKRDHSSTMHLSRSMGTMTPLNSSPLKNGSSIVHQEEKIVSVRPDKSNGEVRAMMEIMTLVNNELNAPHDENDIWNSTTEEKGKAFVYIRNDRAIGIIIIENLHGGNGKASDRGRWMVYDSRRLVQNVYPDFKIGISRIWVCRTARNLGIATKLIDIARENIIYGEVVPRSQVAWSQPTDSGGKLASKYNGVMHKSGKLLLPVYI